The region CCTGCACCAGAGGTACCGGTGGAGTAGGAGAGCATTGCGACGCGCGGTTCGATACCGAAGGCAATCGCGGAGTCCGCAGACTGGATTGCGATTTCAGCCAGCTGCTCTGCGGTTGGGTCCGGGTTGATCGCGCAGTCGCCGTAAACGTAAACCTGTTCAGGCAGCAGCATGAAGAACACGGAGGAGACCAGAGAGCTGCCCGGTGCGGTTTTGATCAGCTGCAACGGTGGACGGATGGTGTTCGCGGTGGTGTGAACCGCACCGGAAACCAGACCGTCAACTTCGTCCTGCTCCAGCATCAGCGTACCCAGTACAACGTTGTCTTCCAGCTGCTCGCGCGCAACGGCTTCGGTCATGCCTTTGTTCTTACGCAGCTCAACCAGACGGGCAACGTAGCTTTCGCGAACCACTTCAGGATCAACGATTTCGATGCCAGCGCCCAGCTCAACGCCCTGAGACGCCGCCACGCGGTTGATCTCGTCCGGATTACCCAGCAGCACGCAGGTCGCGATACCGCGCTCTGCACAGATGGCCGCCGCTTTAACGGTACGTGGTTCGTCGCCTTCTGGCAGAACCACGCGTTTGCCCGCTTTACGCGCCAGCTCGGTCAGCTGGTAACGGAAGGCTGGAGGAGACAGACGACGGCTGCGCTCGGAAGTTGCCGTCAGGGATTCGATCCAGTCTGCGTTGATGTAGCCTGCAACGTATTCCTGAACTTTCTCGATACGCTCGTGGTCATCAACCGGCACTTCGAGGTTGAAGCTTTGCAGGCTCAGGGAGGTCTGCCAGGTGTTGGTGTTCACCATGAAGACGGGCAGGCCAGTGGCGAACGCGCGCTCGCACAGCTTGCTCACGCGTGGGTCCATCTCATAGGCACCGGTCAGCAGGATCGCGCCGATCTCCACGCCGTTCATCGCGGCCAGACAGGCTGCAACCAGCACGTCCGGACGGTCTGCGGAGGTCACCAGCAGGGAACCTGCACGGAAGTGCTCCAGCATGTGTGGAATGCTACGTGCGCAGAAAGTGACGGACTTCACGCGGCGGGTGTTGATATCGCCTTCGTTAACGATGGTAGCGTTCAGGTGACGCGCCATATCGATTGCACGGGTAGCAATCAGATCGAAGCTCCACGGCACCGCGCCCAGAACAGGCAGCGGGCTGGAATCCTGCAACTTAGCCGGGTCAACTTTGATGACTTTCGCTTTGGAAGAGTCGTCGAAAATTTCGGACAGGTCAGGACGCGTACGGCCCTGTTCATCTACTGGTGCGTTCAGTTTGTTAACAATTACGCCAGTGATGCTGGTGTTTTTCGCACCGCCGAAGCTGCTGCGCGTCAGTTCGATACGCTCTTTCAGCTGCTCTGGGGTATCCGTGCCCTGAGACATCACGAAAACGATCTCTGCGTTCAGGGTTTTCGCGATTTCAAAGTTCAGAGACTGGGCAAACTGGTGTTT is a window of Enterobacter hormaechei ATCC 49162 DNA encoding:
- the pta gene encoding phosphate acetyltransferase, which gives rise to MSRTIMLIPTGTSVGLTSVSLGVIRAMERKGVRLSVFKPIAQPRAGGDAPDQTTTIVRKNSNLPAAEPLKMSHVESLLSSNQKDVLMEEIIANYHANAQDAEVVLVEGLVPTRKHQFAQSLNFEIAKTLNAEIVFVMSQGTDTPEQLKERIELTRSSFGGAKNTSITGVIVNKLNAPVDEQGRTRPDLSEIFDDSSKAKVIKVDPAKLQDSSPLPVLGAVPWSFDLIATRAIDMARHLNATIVNEGDINTRRVKSVTFCARSIPHMLEHFRAGSLLVTSADRPDVLVAACLAAMNGVEIGAILLTGAYEMDPRVSKLCERAFATGLPVFMVNTNTWQTSLSLQSFNLEVPVDDHERIEKVQEYVAGYINADWIESLTATSERSRRLSPPAFRYQLTELARKAGKRVVLPEGDEPRTVKAAAICAERGIATCVLLGNPDEINRVAASQGVELGAGIEIVDPEVVRESYVARLVELRKNKGMTEAVAREQLEDNVVLGTLMLEQDEVDGLVSGAVHTTANTIRPPLQLIKTAPGSSLVSSVFFMLLPEQVYVYGDCAINPDPTAEQLAEIAIQSADSAIAFGIEPRVAMLSYSTGTSGAGSDVEKVREATRIAQEKRPDLMIDGPLQYDAAVMADVAKSKAPNSPVAGRATVFIFPDLNTGNTTYKAVQRSADLISIGPMLQGMRKPVNDLSRGALVDDIVYTIALTAIQSSQQQ